One stretch of Periplaneta americana isolate PAMFEO1 chromosome 1, P.americana_PAMFEO1_priV1, whole genome shotgun sequence DNA includes these proteins:
- the LOC138714814 gene encoding uncharacterized protein, which produces MASSVSLVSFVFLVLFGLSHAGGGGGGGHGGGKKIIIHVPLKVKHIHHTHTIYKIIKVPSGGHGGGGGHGGGGGHGGGGGGGHGGYEVVAVKYEDAGHGGGFGGDEHGGGYDGGHGGGGYGGGGHGGGFGGGHGGGFGGGHGGGGGHGGGFGGGHGGGGYGGGGHGGGFGGGDHGGGGYGGGGGGGHGWDK; this is translated from the exons ATGGCATCTAGCGTCTCT ttggTTTCTTTCGTCTTCTTGGTCCTCTTCGGACTCAGTCATGCGGGGGGTGGCGGCGGAGGCGGCCATGGCGGCGG GAAGAAGATAATCATCCACGTTCCCCTTAAAGTGAAACACATCCACCACACGCATACCATCTACAAGATCATCAAAGTGCCCTCTGGAGGCCACGGAGGCGGCGGCGGCCATGGGGGCGGCGGCGGCCATGggggcggcggcggcggtggtcaCGGAGGATACGAGGTTGTCGCTGTCAAATACGAGGACGCAGGCCATGGGGGCGGATTCGGAGGAGATGAACACGGAGGCGGCTATGACGGCGGTCACGGAGGCGGCGGCTATGGAGGCGGTGGTCACGGAGGAGGATTCGGAGGCGGCCACGGAGGTGGTTTCGGAGGCGGTCACGGAGGCGGCGGTGGACACGGAGGTGGTTTCGGAGGCGGTCACGGAGGCGGCGGATACGGAGGCGGTGGACACGGAGGTGGATTCGGAGGCGGTGACCACGGAGGTGGCGGTTATGGaggcggtggcggcggcggccATGGCTGGGATAAATGA
- the LOC138708954 gene encoding zinc transporter 7-B-like translates to MTQAGGKKGVKHVHLKIHVPKFVKHHHHTKTVYVHVGGHGGGHHGGHGGGHHGHGVSHHGHGHHGHGGHHGHGHHHEYHHHHQHDHSPHEHEGW, encoded by the exons ATGACTCAAGCAGGTGGCAAGAAAGGAGTGAAACA CGTACATCTAAAAATTCACGTGCCGAAGTTCGTGAAACATCACCaccatacaaaaactgtttacgtCCACGTTGGAGGTCATGGAGGAGGGCATCATGGAGGACACGGAGGTGGACATCATGGACACGGAGTAAGTCATCACGGTCACGGACATCACGGACATGGAGGACACCACGGACATGGACATCACCACGaatatcaccaccatcatcaacaCGATCATAGCCCACACGAACACGAG GGATGGTGA